TGAAAAGGAACTCATTGTAAGATTGTGGATTCTCTTTAGTATCCGGGCGTCATCCATGAATTGAAATGGCAGTAGAATCTGCAGATGAAGATTATACACAAAGGTTGTATCAGTTCAATGATAATCATCTAATGTTTAAATAGGAAAATggaagtgcttgaaagtgcctatatttcagcattgcttattccagtggcctttttttcatcaaaacagtacagactgtacattatcaatagcGATTTTTCAATTTTAATCTGTCCCCATACAcagctgttttgcacattccagGAACAACCAGTCATAACAAGTGAGGTGGCTCTTTAGAGATAACTAAttaggctttcttatgatgttaTATTTAATGAAGTTAATGCCGATATAAGACAAGAGAAATATGAAGTATCAAAAGTACCAAAAGTTATTTTGAGGGGAATATATCAAAAGAAATTTAGCTTGTATTGGCAAACTGATTGGTTCCCTATTACAGGAACCCTGTCCCTCAGCTTATTTAACTCGTATCGCGAAGGCGACGCCCTCATGGTCCTGAATGTGTCGAGGAAATTGTTGTCGGTAGAGGTAGTCGAATTTGCCGTCCTCTACACCCTGGACTATGGCGCAGTCAAGTCGTCCTCCACGGAACTCTGGTGCGGTGTAAAGATACTGCTCTCGCATCACTATGACAATAACGCCACCTATATGTAGAAGAGTGAAGGTGCCAAGATGTTTCATCATGTTCTATATGTATATTCTTTGTGTTACGTTGGTGTATACTTTATATATTGCAAACAAATTGTAGGCCTAGGCATGAATAGAAAttatggggtcatcccacgagaccgacactcacgagtcatacagcccacgagttcgacattgaaaacaggtccgtgagttatacagctcacgaatcatatagcccatgagttcgacactaggcaaataaagcccatgagttcgacactaggtaaaaacagccaatgagttcgacagatacaacactgGGCTTAATGTGTTGGtttcgtgggccttgtttgatTAGTGTCGacctcatgggctgtatgactcgtgagctgtataactcgtgggctgtataactcatgggctttatgactcatgggctgtatggaTGTCGGTCTTATGACGTGCACCCGAAATTATAATATACTAGTATAGCAGCCGATGTCTCCTTACCGGGCTTCACAACACGATGGAATTCTGGGAAGACGTCTTGGTTTAGATGAGAGCGTATGAATCCACCGACACAAAGGATGGCATCGAAGGTATCTGGGTAgagaaatgatatttattttgtttatggagaaagctgtcaaaaaaaaaaaaaaccacagcaAACTATAGGAGAACGCAAGTTCATCTTTTGTGGTACATCATTTCATGGGGAATGAACACGTATTTAAGTtacattttgattgattgagtCATTCATTGATTGACATTATTTCTGAacttctttttcatacatagaTGATACAAAGTTAATTGAATGAGCTGATTGAGTACAATATCATTTGAATCTAActgttaaaacaaataaaatggtTAATTCAAATATCTGGCATTATTCCACaataatgcaaaatgaaaataccGGTAGTGAAAAATGTGTGTTTCCATTCTACACTATAATGCTGCATTTACACCATTCCCTGCGGTCACTTCAGTCACGTTTCAGGCCACCGTGGACAAAGAGTtatagggcggtgagttggctcagtcggtagcgcgaaCTCGAGTTtgaactgagcaatgttgtgtgcaatcataccatcccctccatagcaagaggcaaaacacgctttccctcagataggacataaaatgatggtcccgtgtgtgagagagtcacatcTTATGCACGTAAACGATCCCCCTTCATTccttcatcgcaaagagcagggtgtttaacccggtgaagcgGTCCCACCTGACATCCAACTAGACCCCAAGGAAGACCAGCTTTAGAATAGAATAGctaaatatgggctatccagccatcttctcagatggaaaatgaagaaacaaacaaatgtgaCAGGCAGCGTGATTACCGTGGATGCCGTGTCAGATAATTCttaactgtcaaaaaaaaaaaatgccacgaTAATCCCGTATGAGATATGTTTTAGTTCATAATAAAACGGGGTGAACAGAACAAAGCATGACAGCATGATGTAGGCCGTAACAAAACTTGAAGGCGGCCAGTAGTGGGACGCAAAAGAAATATCGTGTATTAAAAGTACAACCGAACCAGAAGCGTCTGACATTTTCTAGGCCTTACATGTTCACAGGGGCGAGGACTGGAACGAACAAGATCAGAATACGAAGGGAAAAGACAAACATCTGTCATGTCGCTTCGGCATGATCGGGTTCCTCGTGTCTCCTCTGTGTGCTATATGTCTATGAAAATGTTGATAGCACTCATTTCACTGACTTTATAGACAAACAACAATGGAAGCAGTGTTGGCAGATAGGCCGGTAATACCATGTGTATTCTCATACGACGAAtacaagaaatgaaacaaaatctttaATCGTTGAGTAATTATTCTCATTTACTGATGTACACAGTGTGGAATAGTAGCAGTTCTCTATTTCTTCTGaggtattttttatttttttttactaacaACTATAACAATCTTTCAGTCATCATATACTCTACGATTAATATTGcgtcatgtcttttttttttttcaacctgaTCAAACAATATGATAGtgcaatgtatacttttaataaATATCTGAACAGGGAGtaggaaatttcatttcatttcatgaaatttcatttcatttcatgaaatttcatttcatttcatttcatttcatttcatttcatttcatttcatttcatttatttgtccaaattatgtataaaaacatggcatGGAAAATTGGTTTTGTCACACATTCATAAACACATGTTGACAACAGATAAATAACAAATTATATTAgatataaaacatcaaatgaacactgaaaaaaaaataacagggAACTATACGGACATAATCCCCTTTAACTGCGAAAATGTGAGGTGTTGTGTCCATCCCGTATTTCAGTGCTTTGCTGTATTGCTTGAAAAGTTTATAATACACAAAgttgatgcacaggacagagtggatcggtgagaattggatgcacgagtttaactttggaactgtttaaacccacgagTGCAGCGAGTGGGTgcctgtgcatcattttatgttataaaatgggcACGTAAATTCATGATATGCtaccattttccccatcatgcgtccAGTACACCTACTACACTATcagacttgagccatgcgttcggatttcACCGGACGCACGGCTCAGTGCAGATCAgtaaaatcaatgcatgacaatcgaccaatcagattgcagagattctaaagcccattttataattcCATTTAAGATCTTGCAGTCACAGCACTTTACATCCTTTCTCATCCATTTATTCATaacaaatgttattttttttataagcTTATAAACttcaagtttctttatttcaccaaagcaaagaagatataaaaacaaacaaacacatacaacaaCATTAGAATACAATTACAAAAATATCAGTTAAACAGTGTAAAAAGAATTGCTATGGTAGGCAGCAGCCAGAAAGGAAATGTCCCTTATTTTCGGCTGACCTACAAACATTCGTTAAATTTCTGTTACCAATGTGTTCGAAGCAAGTAAAACATAAGAACAAGACAAGACTAAGACATGACAATCAAcacacaatgacaataacaaaatatctgatgtCTCATAAGATAAAGGATAAAAACTGATGCTCTTAACTTAAATAAATTTGGTTGTAATTATTGAAGAGAATTTTTTTTATAACCAGATTTAAATATATTCAAAGAGTTAGCATTGCGTATTTCAAAGGGGAGATAATTCCACAGAAAAGGACCACTGTAAAGAATAGATCGTTGGTAAAAAGATGTACGAGATAAAGGTAGGTGAAAATCACTCGCGGTTCGCGTATTgtaattatgaatttgattatTGTATGTGAAAAAGTGCAAAAGAGTTTTTGGTAACATAGAATtcttacataaatacataaaaatccCCACTTGATATTTATACATATCATTCAATTGCAATATTTTCAGGGATAAAAAAAGTGGTGGGGTATGGGCAAGATAAGAGCATGGGCAATGATtcgtattgcacgtttttgaagTAGTAATAGTCTTTGAATATGACATTCATGAGCATTGCCCCAAACAGTTATTCCATAATacaaataaggtaaaattatagcattataaattgatttcaaaacAGACTTCGGGAGAAAACTAAGTTTGTACATtacaccaatattttttgataatttattaCAAATATAATTAATATGATTAGACCAATTCAACTTATTGTGTACAAAAACTCCAAGAAATTTCAGTGAAGAAGCTTGCATGATTTGAGAACCACACATATTAATAGATACAGTGTCaatgttacattttttctttgtaaatatcataaaattagtTTTTGATATATTGATTAATAATTTATTCATTCGTAGCCAACTTGTAACATATTGCAATTCCTGATTAAGAACCTCTTGTAAAGAATCCATATTATCATGAGACAAAAATATGCTTGTGTCATCGGCAAATAAGATGCATTTAAGATATTAGAAACAGTTGGCaaatcatgtatatataaaagaaataagatAGGCCCAAGGATTGATCCCTGGGGCACTCCACATCttatgtttttatattcagaAACATTCTTATCAATTGATACAAACTGCTTACGATTACTCAAATAACTCTTAAAAAGATTCAAAATAACTCCACGAATACCATACTGACCTAATTTAGCCAAAAGAATATTATGATCAAGCGTGTCTCATGCTCAGGTCTAAAAATAAGCCCAGTAAAATTTTCCCGTTGTCTATTGCACAGATCACCTtatgaatgaaatcaatcaatGCAGAAGATGTGGAGTGCCCCGGTCTAAATCCATACTgatttttcttgataatattGCACTTTGTCAGAAATTCAATAAGCCTAGTGgaaatacatttttcaaaaactttgGAGAAAACGGATAAAACTGATATTGGGCGATAATTTGTCATTAAATCAGGGAAACCACTTTCAAAAACCGGTACAACTCTTGCAATCTTCAGTTTATCTGGAAAAATACCAGATTCCATGGACTGATTAAATATTGCACATAAAGGTTTACATACCAAATGAACAACTCTTTTCACAATTCGCATATCAATATTATTGTATCCAGCACTAACATCATTCTTAAAACTGGTTACAACATCAATTATTTCTTTACaaataatttgtttaaaaaatgcaGTTGACTCAACTTTTGTAACATATTGAAGGTAATCATACTCATCTGAATCATCAAAAGATGAATTAATATCGCAACCTATATTAACAAAATATGTATTCAACAAATTACAAATCTCTTTCTCATGTATAATTATTTCGTTGTTACACTTAATAGATTTAATGGTTGTTttcttattgcatttttttccctAAGGCATTATTTATCACATCCCATGTCTTTTTACTATTCCCAGTACTATCAGCTAACTTTTTCTCATAATATTTCTTTTAGCTTATTTTATCATATTAGTCACTTTATTTCGATATTTCTTATAAAGAGTTTTACGATAATCATTTGGATTCTTCTTATACAAtttatacattttacatttttcctTATTAATTTACGAATATCATTTGTACACCACACATTATCATTTTTCCTTCGTTTACAACAAGTTGAAATCATCGGAAATGATTCATTATATTTGTCAGTGATTAAatcaaaaaaattatcaaaactaaTATTACCATCATCTTTATCATACTCCCATGACGTCGATTCCAGTGACcgtaaaaaatataaaatattattttcatttgtatctCTCTTCATTTGTCTTTGTTGACTTTTAAACGATGAAATTACGCttttacaaatacaatatatcgGGAATTGATCTGATATATCAGTTAAAATAATTCCAGAGTGGATCTGACAGGAATCATTAGTAAAAATATTGTCAAGTAATGAAGCGGAAGAGTGAGTCAGTTACACGTGTGGGATAATGAACCAAAGGTAACATAGAATTCAATGACAGCAAatctaaaaaaatatttacatattGCACAcaccctatttttttttaaagcaagtcaatattaaaatcgcccattaagtaaaaacatttcttttcctttttaacaatatctaaaatatcatttaaagactcacaaaattcattaaCTGATTTATTGGGTGGTCTATACACAACACATATCAAAGTAGAagtattgcaatttgttatttctatgaatatactctgaaaaaaatcagtgttaaTATCAAGATCGCATCGGCGATTAAAAGAGATATCTTTATGTACATAAAACCCAACACCTCCCCCGCGTTTAGTTTTGCGACTATTACCAACAAACTCATAATTGTTAATATTGCACAGTGATAAAGGTGAATTATCATTTAGCCATGTCTCACTAATACCAACAATTTTGATTTGCATAGacaaggaagagagaaaaagcgATAAAGCATCAAAATTGCGATATAAACTTCTCACATTGATATGAATACAGGACAGATATTTACTCAAATCTTCATTGAAATATGTATTTTCTATAAAATCATTGAACTCCTCCGGTGTAAAATTTGTTTGAAGTATATCATTGTTAATTTCAGATTCAGGTGGCGATAAAAATTCATTCAGAGTATTGAAATCAATATCATTGAGACATCCTAGAACTCTATGCTTACACGACATTACATGCACACTATTGCACACAGAACACACATATGACACTGGAACATAATGACTAAGAATTTACAAAATGCAGGTACCAAAATTAATATAAAATGAAGTAAACCTgtaaatcaatacaaaataataaacatAAACGGAGAACTGGATTGAGATACAATCATATACTCTACAGCTGTACTTGTTTGCTAGTCACAAATTCGTAGATGCAAGACGTTTGACATGTGTTTAATGACAATCATTTTGTGTTTAATTTCTTCAGGTCTTCTTCACATGTAATCAGTTTTGTGATGTTCTTTCCCCCAGATGCACCAAGAAGGGCGATGACACGGCCATCAGATGACCACGCTGATATCACCTTGTGGGTATTGCGGGTCTGCGACAGAAGTTTTTGGTTTTTCAACGTCAGATCCTCCACGATGACGATTCCGCTtccttttaacgttttgcgattTTCGATGATCTCTCTTTTCTTCCGGTAGCTGGTCAACTTGACGATGATGGGACGCGGACGTGGCTGGAACGATGAAGCCTCATTGGTCGAACGAGGAGACTGAACAGGCCGCGCAGTCTCACGCGGGCTCCCAGTACGATGAGACCGATCGATGTCCTTGGCCGGGTCCAAGGTCACTCCAAGCTTTGTCTTGATGATGTCTGCTGCTAACATGtccgtcttctctcctcttttcTCTTGCAGACCAAAGATACGGATGCATGATCGCCGGGAGTATTGTTCTTGATTGTTTATGGAGTTTTCCAATCTTGTGTTGCTTTGCTCAAGTTTGATGACCTTCTGCTGCAGATTTTTCACTTCTTTGTCCTTCTTCTCCAAGTCTCTTTGCAGGTCCAACACTTCCCCTTGCAGAACTTCAACATTCTTCATGAAAGTTTCTTTTCAATGGCGTTCCCAACGATTGACTCAAGAAGGCCAACAAATTCCTAATTTTTTAACAGGTCTGTCATCACCTGACTTGCTACTGCAGCTGATTGCCTGGTATTCAAGGGAGTTGTCATTAAACTGGATGAGGTGATTCGAACAATGGAGCGGTAACAAAGGAGTGACAAACGCTGCTCTAGGCACAAAAGGGGCTCTTGGCATCTTACCGAGgcaatgaaatgttacagaagAAGAGTCACGGCGAAGTACATCACAAGGTTCAATGTGTGGGACCAGCACAAAAATGGGTTTACAACTTGCAAACGCTCACCTCATTTTCAATCCAGATTTTCTCCGACTGTAGGTAGTTATGACTACTCactctttcattccttgaaatatattcaaaatttaTAATCATACTTTATAAACAGCATGGCTAATTCTCTATAAAAAATCATGCCTTCTTGCCCTTTATTTCAAGTATCAATTTActtattgttttatatttacaagtcattgattttgttttgtatgtttctaTCGATTTCGGCCAACAAGTGTCGTCCTTGCTGAATAATTAAAGAATAATCTtcatttatgattcatatctgtagattatgataataaaaaacgGTACACACACCACAAAAATTAAAAGGATTATGTGtcttcttcaaaaaaaaatctgattagCATTAAGTTCTGTAACAACTTACAAGATAATGCTTGACTGTCCATGACAATAAAATGTCTGTCCATGACAATAAAATGTCTattaaagaaaaccaaaactCAAAGGGAAATGTGGATTGAGCATgctgagtgaaagcagcaacattagtagaacacatctcagtgaaagtctgaggaaaatcggacaatcgatgcaaaagtcatgaatttttaaagtgttgGTGTTGAAACAGCTgtgtgaggagactactagaggttatgaagTCATGTGTGTACGACAATATAAAGAacatataaagggaattccaaaaaaaaaaaaaaaaatcacttttttagCATGATGAAAGAAcgcttgactaaccgctttcagaaagcagggggtaATTGCTGCCCTTAATGTATGTCAGCATCAAGTTGACGGAatctgtaattttcatgaaaaatgaattttatggaattcccttcatattttctagatattgttgtccacacatgacgtcataacctccagtagtctcctcatccagtggttccaacaccaaaactttacaaattcataaaatttgcatcgattgtccgattttcctaaaactttcacttatgtgttctactatgttgctgctttccctcaatccacatttctctttgagttttggtttcctttaaagttGATCTGCTTTTCACAAAGTCTCGAGTCTCtacttaatttctttcttacCATCATCAAAAGGTAACCTGTCCTTCATGATGTCGCATTTATGCAAACTGTCGAATAGACCAGTGCGTTTGGCAAGCGCCAGAGATTTCTCAGATATATCCACGCCCGTGATGGTCTTATTGATGTCCAATTTTTTCACCTGTAAaccataatacaaaaaaaaaaaaaacccaaaagagcCTGTTGCGAGCATGTTCATGACAGATTACATGAAAATCatggtttttttgttgttgtcttagCTAACTCTGTTGGTAtttgtgaatttgaatttgtgaattttattgactctttCGACCCCGtgtcggggtatgagagtacaaacaaacaatatgaataacagtacatgtatgacaaACCAGTGAATACAATTCTTGTAGATTACACATAATAACACAAAAGATATAGGAGATAATATAGTATATGATATGAGAATAcaaacatgagtaaaatgaaaaaCGATGATACACAGACAATCTGTGTGCCCCCATTCTACAGGTGTTCAGCCTTACAAAAGTAATTTTTGGCTGCAAGTGTGGCGCGGCTCTtatctaaaaattcatgtccattctttttccttttgtttggcGTCGCACACACAGCATGTTTCCTCAAAAAGATAGAAGAGTAAAAGCACTGACCTCTCTTGCAGCTTGTCCGGTTCCACATGGGCAGTCAAGTATCTTGGATCCCTCGCCTGGTAGTAGTTCCAAAAGCTTTTCAGCTCCAACTCGGGGGCCGTTGTACCCAGCCTTGTTGTTGTCCTTGTATtccagatttaaaaaaaaaaaaagaagacatgcgtcgccgcattaaaaaaaaatgatctcgTTGACTCTGAATAATTTATAGTCTATGATCTCAAAGCATTTCTCTCTTTGGTAAATAGGCAttgttacagtgcactcctgttatgaCGAGTACGGTTAGGTGAATTCTCGTTACCCACAGATTGAAAATTCAGGTCCTAATATCATCATCTATCTTTATGCACTTTACTGTTttgctataacaaaatttcgatatgacGAGAGAAAACCgccagtcctgaggacttccTTATAatgagagtgcactgtatttttttttttttggggggggggatggagggggTAGTGGGAGAGGTGATGAAACATAGGACCTATTCGTGAGAAGCAAAAACCGGAAGCATTTGAATTTCATAGGGAGAGCATAGATGTCAATGAGAACATGCCGAACCTTCAATTATCCGCAGTCTATATTTCTAGGCTCAACTGCAATGAACCGAAATTGCTGTCGTATGCAAATCCTTCGGTATTAAGACATTGGAAAAGAAATGTTATGTCGATGAGGGATCATAGCAAAGTTAGTACAGAATACACCAGTGAATGTTTGAAAAACTCCGACCATCTAAGTTTCTGTAAACTATCGCtgcatgagaagactacaacagtttgtgacgCCATGTATGGACAATGACATTAAtagaaaatatagagaaaattcaacatatattTCACTTTATTAGCACAGTCAAAGAACGTATGACATAACCTCATtaagaaagcaggggaataGTATACtcttatgtcagtaacaagtcgagggaatgtgtatttttcattttaaaaaaatgaaagtttgtCAAATTCACTTGATGATTTACTTATTTCGTCGAACATTCGTGACGTCACGAACTGTACCATTCTTCTCATCAAGCGTTTGCTGCACcgaaactttgtaaaacaaaaatcaaatttcgCGACGGATTTTCCTTAAATTTCGCTGATGTATTCTCATCAGTTTATTGGCTTTTATGAATAAATCTAGGTAATGCTTCACATTAATTTGTTCGTTTTTGCATTCCAAAATTATTGTCTCTCCTAtattacatgcattttacttcttTAATTTCTTATCTTAGAATTTAATAGACAATATTTTCTAAATCTAATTTA
Above is a window of Diadema setosum chromosome 4, eeDiaSeto1, whole genome shotgun sequence DNA encoding:
- the LOC140227265 gene encoding methyltransferase-like protein 27, whose product is MYEQTGAFVSTCVSPSAKHVEMPALDIIQVQKAYDSWSETYDEDNNKAGYNGPRVGAEKLLELLPGEGSKILDCPCGTGQAAREVKKLDINKTITGVDISEKSLALAKRTGLFDSLHKCDIMKDRLPFDDDTFDAILCVGGFIRSHLNQDVFPEFHRVVKPGGVIVIVMREQYLYTAPEFRGGRLDCAIVQGVEDGKFDYLYRQQFPRHIQDHEGVAFAIRVK